Genomic DNA from Lolium rigidum isolate FL_2022 unplaced genomic scaffold, APGP_CSIRO_Lrig_0.1 contig_22322_1, whole genome shotgun sequence:
CGGTAGGGCTCTGCCGTCCGCCCCCGCTCCGTCCATCCCtaccggcgccgccgtcgcctatGCTTGTTGCCGTCGTCATCCCTCCATAGGCTGCACCTCCCCGTCGTCCTCGAAGATACCTCGGTCCCTGTCGCCTGTCGCCTCCTGCCGTCCTGCGGATGGAGGAGGACAAGGAGATACCgggggcggcgggggcggcgggggcggcggggaaGAAAGAGGAGATGCCGCTGGTGGCGGggacggaggaggaggtgccggGAGTGGCAGGGAAGGGGGAGGAGGTGCCGGGAGTggtggggaagaaggaggaggtgcCGGGAGTGCCGATTGCCCGTTCTCAGGTAAGCCCGGCCGACTGCCTGAATCTTTGATGCTGTAGTCAATTCTTGCTAAGATGTACATGTCCTTCCTCGCACTCGCACGCTGATCCATCTTTATATGTCCTTCCTCCATCCGGTAGTTGTTTGTGGAAATGCCCATGTGGTGCTAGGGGAACATTTTTATTTGGATTCTTATATACCTTGGTCAAAGAGATTCCTGTGTGTCTCGTATTTTTTTGGCCTGAAGGTATTGGACTTTGTCCTCGAGTTAGCTAAATTGAAAACCAATACTCTGTCTGTGGTGTTCAGTGCATGCCatattgtcatgaaagatcagctTTACTGTACTGGCAAAATATCTGAATTTATCATGTTCTACATGGTGCACTACTTCCTATTTCCTGATGTGTTTGATGTATTCAGAaacgagatttttttttttgttatggcCGTATGAGTACTCCAATGCATCTTTCTTAGATCCTGGAAACATTTACATAATTTTCTAAACATTTCTAATATATTGCTTAGTTTGTGAAGTACTGATTGCTAAACAACTTGTGTGTAGTACTATCTTTTTTATAGCATCAGTAGCATTATTACAAGGACTGGATTCAGTAGCTGACTGTGATGTTCAATTCTTACTAGTGTTGTTTGGAGGCGGCGTTACCCAAGAGGTGGTGTGTTTCCTACACCACGTTACTCATCTGCCGTAAGAAGCCGACACACAAGGGCTCGATGATCCTGCGAGCCGACTTGAATCGCATCGTCCTGTACGACTCAGACAAAGATGTCATCGATGTACGCTCCCTAAATGAAGGGGAGCTGATCTATCCGGGATCAGTGGTTTACTTCCCTTGCCACATGGTTGATGTTGGCGAGTGCATTTTTCAACCTGATACCATCATTAAGAATGAGGATGATCTTGCGCCCAGCCCAATTACTTGCCCTCAGGTAACCTATCATAGAGCCGTGGATTATATTTTGTGTACCTTTCTAGTACAAGTGAGGTAGTCTTATAATTTGTGTACATTACTGTTAATGTTTGTGTAGCAGCTGAGTGGAGCCGTGGAGCACCAGTTGGCATCCAGTGAAGACAAGGATGGGGATGGTCACTTGCTAGGCAATGTTGATGAGCCaggtgtcgacaagaaaaatagtaAAAAGAGGAGGAACAAGAAGGATGAAAAGAAGGCAAAGAGGAGGAAGCTTCAGGAAGAACAAGAGATGAGAGATGAGAAAAAAAGGAAGCTTGACGAAGAGCAAGAGTTGAGagatgcgaagaagaagaagaggttgaagGCTGCGGCAGGAATGAGATTGGTGAGATCTCCAGTGGCTATGATTGCGAAAGTGATGTCACTAAAGAAACAAATGTCCCCTCAAGCTAATAGTGGTATGTTTGCATATTTGTTCAGCATTTTTGCTTTGTATGTTATATTATCTGTCCCAATTTATTGTATCCATTTTCCTACTGAAGCTGATCCGGATTTTTGAATCAACTAGGTTGTAGCCGAAAACCACGCAAATTGAAATCCATAGTCTGGAAAGAGGTGATTCCCATATACAAACATGGGAGACTTGTACAAGGACAATGCAAGCACTGCAATGATATATTTGCTGCTTCACGCAAATCAGGCACCAACCACATCCATAGACATTTGAGAATATGCAAGGAAAGAAGTAGAATGCATCAGGTACTTGCAAAGATGGCTGCCTCTACATCGTCACCTCAAGTTTCTGATTTAGATAAATGGGAATTCAACCAAGATAAATCAAGGCGTGAGCTAGCAAACATGGTTGCTCTACATGATTTCCCATTCTCAATTGTAGAATATGCTGGATTCCAGAAGTTTGTGAAGTCCTTGAACCCTCTATTCAAACTAGTTTGTAGAACAACCGTCAGAGATGATTGTTTGGAGTCTTTCAGAGAGGAAAGGTCAGCTttaagacaaattatcagcacttCTGGTTGCCGTGTCTCCCTCACAGCTGACATGTGGACTTCAGTTCAGAGACTTGGATACCTCTGTGTTACTTGCCACTACATAGACAACAATTGGAAGCTTCAGAAACGGATAATAAGGTTTGCTCTTATGGAGTCGCCGCATGACGGTCTTCAAATGTACAATCTGATGTTGAAGACTATTCAGTATTGGCACATTGAAGACAAGCTATGCAGCATCACCTTGGATAACGCATCAGTCAATGGCTCTATGATGGATGATTTGAGAAATAATCTGTTCAAGAGGAATCTCTTGATTGGTGGTGGTGCACTTTTCCATATCAGGTGTGCTGCTCATGTGCTTAATCTAATTGTTCAAGATGGCTTGCGAGTGATGGGTGGAATAATAGATAACATCAGGGAATCTGTAAAGTACATCAGAAGCTCACAAGCCCGAGAGGAACTCTTTGACTCTGTAGTTGAGAAGCTAGGAATTAATTGTACCAAGAAGCCCTCCTTAGATGTTGCCTCTCGGTGGAACTCAACATATTTGATGATTGAGTCAGTTTTCCCCTACCAGGAAGCGTTTGTGGAGTTGGGGAAACAAGACAAGCAGTTTAAATTTGCGCCTTCAGAAAAAGAGTGGGCTTTGGCTGAAGAACTCCGGAAGTTACTACGGaccttctttgcagcaacaaaggTGGTGTCAGGTACAAACTATCCTACATCAAACAGATATTTCCATGAAATATGGAATGTGAAGGTGTTGTTAGATAGTCAAGCCAAGAACAAGAATGTCGTCATTGCATCAATGGTACATGAAATGCAGGAAAAATTTGATAAGTACTGGAAAGAATCATATTTAGCAAATTGCATACCCCTTATCTTGGATCCAAGGTACAAGCGTGGGTTTGTTAAGTTTAGACTGGAACAAGCTTTTGGAAAGAAGGATTCAGTACATCATATTGCAAAAGTGGACGAGGTCATGCATAAGCTCTTCAAAGAATATTCTCTTCAAATAGGAGAATCTCCTCCTGATAGctcggaagaagaagatgacggcAGGTGCGGTGCTGAAGGCGAGGATCCTTTGGCTGATTGGGAAGCCCATCTCAAAGTGCAAAAGAAAGAGGTAGCATCGAGCTTGATAGGTACCTCGGTGAAGATTATTTCCCGGAAGGAAAGTGTTCGACATTTTGGGATGGTGGAAAATAAATGCACCCAAGTTTCCTATCCTATCTTGTATTGCACGTGACACTGCTAGGCTGTGCAAGCGTCTACTGTGGCATCTGAATCAGCCTTTAGCATTGGTGGGAGAGTTGTTAGTGATTATAGGAGTAGGCTGAAAAGTGGTACAGTCGAGGGCTTGATTTGCTTGCAGGACTGGCTACGAGCTGCTGGTGAGTTTTCCACTACATTAGGACACCAAATTGTTGTCATACTTGCATTGGTAAAAATGCTTTTTGTGGAAGTATAATGCTGCATTGTTTTGAATATTGTAGACCCTTCACACATGAACAAAAAAACcagcaatgatgatgatgatgatgaagagtgtCAGGTAACAAGTTCAAACTGTTTAATTGAGCTTCAATTGAGCTTCTGTCATTTGAAAGGTATTATTGTGAGCTTCAATC
This window encodes:
- the LOC124680623 gene encoding zinc finger BED domain-containing protein RICESLEEPER 2-like, which gives rise to MEEDKEIPGAAGAAGAAGKKEEMPLVAGTEEEVPGVAGKGEEVPGVVGKKEEVPGVPIARSQCCLEAALPKRWCVSYTTLLICRKKPTHKGSMILRADLNRIVLYDSDKDVIDVRSLNEGELIYPGSVVYFPCHMVDVGECIFQPDTIIKNEDDLAPSPITCPQQLSGAVEHQLASSEDKDGDGHLLGNVDEPGVDKKNSKKRRNKKDEKKAKRRKLQEEQEMRDEKKRKLDEEQELRDAKKKKRLKAAAGMRLVRSPVAMIAKVMSLKKQMSPQANSGCSRKPRKLKSIVWKEVIPIYKHGRLVQGQCKHCNDIFAASRKSGTNHIHRHLRICKERSRMHQVLAKMAASTSSPQVSDLDKWEFNQDKSRRELANMVALHDFPFSIVEYAGFQKFVKSLNPLFKLVCRTTVRDDCLESFREERSALRQIISTSGCRVSLTADMWTSVQRLGYLCVTCHYIDNNWKLQKRIIRFALMESPHDGLQMYNLMLKTIQYWHIEDKLCSITLDNASVNGSMMDDLRNNLFKRNLLIGGGALFHIRCAAHVLNLIVQDGLRVMGGIIDNIRESVKYIRSSQAREELFDSVVEKLGINCTKKPSLDVASRWNSTYLMIESVFPYQEAFVELGKQDKQFKFAPSEKEWALAEELRKLLRTFFAATKVVSGTNYPTSNRYFHEIWNVKVLLDSQAKNKNVVIASMVHEMQEKFDKYWKESYLANCIPLILDPRYKRGFVKFRLEQAFGKKDSVHHIAKVDEVMHKLFKEYSLQIGESPPDSSEEEDDGRCGAEGEDPLADWEAHLKVQKKEVASSLIGTSVKIISRKESVRHFGMVENKCTQVSYPILYCT